Proteins encoded together in one Amblyomma americanum isolate KBUSLIRL-KWMA chromosome 1, ASM5285725v1, whole genome shotgun sequence window:
- the RFeSP gene encoding Rieske iron-sulfur protein → MISVKGRAANLANYVKASSKTVASQVQPVTPFVELKNEEKRPPPPAKLSHYALAKSLPTRELLACSGSFTAPAQVRMAHTDVKVPDFSAYRKKSSLDPAKSSRDVQVSSKMQTYLILGVGAMGGTYAAKSLVTKFVMSLSASADVLAMAKIEVKLSDIPEGKNATFKWRGKPLFVRHRTSDEISREGAVDMSSLRDPQHDRERTQKPEWLVIIGVCTHLGCVPIANAGDFGGYYCPCHGSHYDASGRIRKGPAPLNLEVPPYEFTTDSTLLVG, encoded by the exons ATGATTAGCGTTAAAGGACGCGCCGCTAACCTTGCTAATTACGTAAAGGCTTCATCTAAAACTGTAGCGTCACAGGTCCAGCCGGTAACTCCTTTTGTTGAGCTGAAAAATGAAGAGAAAAGGCCACCGCCGCCTGCCAAGCTCTCGCACTATGCCCTTGCGAAGTCTTTGCCCACCAGGGAGCTGCTCGCTTGCTCAGGAAGTTTTACAG CCCCGGCGCAAGTACGAATGGCTCACACCGACGTCAAGGTGCCAGATTTTTCCGCTTACCGGAAGAAATCGAGCTTAGATCCTGCGAAGTCGTCACGGGACGTCCAGGTGTCTAGCAAAATGCAAACCTACCTTATCCTCGGAG TTGGAGCCATGGGGGGCACATACGCTGCGAAATCTCTCGTGACAAAATTTGTGATGTCCTTGTCTGCCTCGGCTGATGTTCTGGCCATGGCCAAGATTGAAGTAAAGTTGAGCGACATCCCAGAAGGCAAGAATGCTACCTTCAAGTGGCGGGGCAAGCCGCTGTTTGTGCGTCATCGGACCAGTGATGAGATCAGCAGGGAGGGTGCGGTGGACATGAGCTCTCTTCGGGATCCACAGCATGACAGAGAACGTACACAGAAGCCAGAGTGGTTGGTTATCATAG GTGTCTGTACTCATCTGGGCTGTGTGCCAATCGCCAACGCAGGTGATTTTGGTGGCTACTACTGCCCCTGCCACGGGTCACACTACGATGCATCTGGCCGCATCCGCAAAGGGCCAGCTCCTCTGAACCTTGAGGTGCCCCCATACGAGTTTACCACCGACTCAACGCTGCTTGTTGGCTAA